One Nocardioidaceae bacterium SCSIO 66511 genomic window carries:
- the trpA gene encoding tryptophan synthase subunit alpha, with the protein MTTLTQTFARLADEGRPALVGYLPAGFPDVPTSIRAIETMVEAGVDIVEVGFPYSDPVMDGPVIQAAADRALSAGLRTSDVFEVVRASAATGAATVVMTYWNPVERYGMSRFADTLHSAGGTGLITPDLIPEEAGEWTEAATRLGLEQVFLVAPSSSDERLALTARAASGFVYATAVMGVTGARAQTSGRAPELVGRLREVTELPIGVGLGVSNGDQAAEVGAYSDAVIVGSALVRCLLDVPADDGIAAVRTLAADLRAGVERARTAAG; encoded by the coding sequence ATGACCACCCTCACGCAGACGTTCGCCCGGCTGGCCGATGAGGGGCGACCGGCACTCGTCGGCTACCTGCCGGCGGGGTTCCCAGATGTCCCCACGTCGATCCGTGCGATCGAGACGATGGTCGAGGCAGGTGTCGACATCGTCGAGGTGGGATTCCCGTACAGCGATCCGGTGATGGACGGTCCGGTGATCCAGGCGGCTGCCGATCGGGCGCTGTCGGCAGGTCTGCGTACGAGCGATGTGTTCGAGGTCGTTCGTGCGTCTGCGGCGACAGGCGCGGCTACTGTCGTGATGACGTACTGGAACCCCGTCGAGCGCTACGGCATGAGTCGGTTCGCCGACACACTGCACAGTGCCGGCGGCACGGGCTTGATCACACCCGACCTCATTCCGGAGGAGGCGGGGGAGTGGACCGAGGCCGCCACCCGGCTCGGGCTCGAGCAGGTCTTCCTCGTCGCGCCGTCGTCGAGTGACGAACGCCTTGCACTGACGGCGCGGGCAGCGAGTGGCTTCGTATATGCGACCGCGGTCATGGGTGTCACCGGTGCGCGTGCGCAGACGAGCGGGCGGGCGCCGGAGCTGGTCGGACGACTGCGTGAGGTGACCGAGTTGCCGATCGGGGTGGGTCTCGGGGTCAGCAACGGCGATCAGGCGGCCGAGGTCGGTGCGTACTCCGATGCGGTGATCGTCGGCTCGGCTCTCGTCCGCTGCCTTCTCGATGTGCCCGCCGACGACGGGATCGCAGCCGTACGCACGCTCGCCGCCGATCTTCGGGCAGGCGTCGAGCGCGCGCGTACGGCCGCCGGATAG
- the trpB gene encoding tryptophan synthase subunit beta, giving the protein MTPHPHTTLPDEVGHFGRFGGRFMPEALMAPLAELETAWREAMVDTEFRSELDHMLRTYANVPSPLYDAKRLSRAAGARILLKREDLDHTGAHKIRNVLGQALLAKRIGKPRAIAETGAGQHGVASATACAYLDLECVVYMGEVDTQRQALNVARMQMLGAEVVPVTTGSRTLKDAINEALRDWVTNVEHTSYLFGTAAGPHPFPAMVRDFARGIGDEARAQCLELTGSLPDAAVACVGGGSNAIGLFAGFLDDADVRLVGYEAGGEGFDTGRHAATITAGEVGVLHGARSYLLQDDDGQTVESHSISAGLDYPGVGPEHAYLAESGRVDYEPVTDDEAMAAFDLLCKTEGIIPAIESAHAVAGALRLASSLGPDSTILVNLSGRGDKDVHTAATYFGLLDETSGEQA; this is encoded by the coding sequence ATGACCCCGCATCCCCATACCACGCTGCCCGATGAGGTCGGCCACTTCGGACGCTTCGGCGGCCGGTTCATGCCCGAAGCGCTGATGGCGCCGCTCGCCGAGCTCGAGACCGCCTGGCGCGAGGCGATGGTCGACACCGAGTTCCGCTCGGAGCTCGACCACATGCTGCGTACGTACGCGAACGTGCCGAGTCCGTTGTACGACGCGAAGCGACTGTCGCGCGCCGCGGGTGCCCGGATCCTGCTCAAACGTGAGGATCTCGACCACACGGGTGCCCATAAGATCCGCAACGTCCTCGGCCAGGCGCTGCTCGCCAAACGCATCGGCAAGCCGCGGGCGATCGCCGAGACCGGCGCCGGTCAGCACGGTGTCGCATCGGCGACGGCCTGCGCGTACCTCGACCTCGAATGCGTCGTGTACATGGGCGAGGTCGACACGCAGCGACAGGCCTTGAACGTCGCCCGGATGCAGATGCTCGGTGCGGAGGTCGTACCGGTCACGACGGGCAGCCGCACCCTCAAGGACGCCATCAACGAGGCGCTTCGCGACTGGGTGACCAACGTCGAGCACACCAGCTACCTGTTCGGCACGGCTGCCGGGCCGCATCCGTTCCCCGCGATGGTGCGCGACTTCGCCCGCGGTATCGGCGACGAGGCCCGTGCGCAGTGCCTGGAGCTCACCGGCTCGCTGCCCGATGCCGCCGTCGCCTGTGTCGGTGGCGGCTCCAACGCGATCGGGCTCTTCGCCGGCTTCCTCGATGACGCCGACGTGCGTCTGGTCGGGTACGAGGCCGGCGGTGAGGGATTCGACACCGGCAGGCATGCGGCGACGATCACCGCGGGCGAGGTCGGCGTACTGCACGGTGCGCGTTCGTACCTGCTGCAGGACGACGACGGGCAGACCGTCGAGTCGCATTCGATCTCCGCCGGACTCGACTATCCCGGTGTCGGCCCCGAGCATGCCTACCTCGCGGAGTCCGGGCGGGTCGACTACGAGCCGGTCACCGACGACGAGGCGATGGCGGCGTTCGACCTGCTGTGCAAGACCGAGGGCATCATCCCCGCGATCGAGTCGGCACATGCCGTCGCCGGTGCGCTGCGGCTGGCATCGTCGCTCGGCCCCGACTCCACGATCCTGGTGAACCTCTCGGGCCGCGGGGACAAGGACGTACACACGGCGGCGACGTACTTCGGGCTGCTGGACGAGACCAGCGGGGAGCAGGCATGA
- the trpC gene encoding indole-3-glycerol phosphate synthase TrpC encodes MSVLGDILSGVREDLDERMSQVSLDDLKRATEKQDPALDPMPIFRGKGVSILAEVKRASPSKGALAPIKDPAGLAGDYEAGGAAAISVLTERRRFGGTLDDLRAVRRSVGIPVLRKDFIVSSYQLWEARAAGADLALLIVAALDQNALVGLVERAVSIGLTPLVEVHNEEELERALDADAKLIGVNARNLKTLEVDRDTFARLAPQVPEGVVRVAESGVRGPHDVIEYAREGADVVLVGESLVRDNNPRSSVADLVAAGAHPALHHRW; translated from the coding sequence ATGTCGGTACTCGGTGACATCCTCTCCGGCGTACGCGAGGATCTCGATGAGCGCATGTCCCAGGTCTCGCTCGACGATCTGAAGCGGGCGACCGAGAAGCAGGACCCCGCGCTCGACCCGATGCCGATCTTCCGCGGCAAGGGCGTCTCGATCCTGGCCGAGGTGAAGCGCGCCAGCCCGAGCAAGGGTGCGCTGGCGCCGATCAAGGACCCCGCCGGTCTGGCCGGCGACTACGAGGCCGGCGGCGCCGCCGCGATCAGTGTGCTCACCGAGCGGCGGCGTTTCGGCGGCACACTCGACGACCTGCGTGCGGTACGCCGGTCGGTCGGCATCCCGGTGCTGCGTAAGGACTTCATCGTCAGCTCGTACCAGCTGTGGGAGGCACGCGCCGCGGGCGCCGACCTCGCCTTGCTGATCGTGGCCGCGCTCGACCAGAACGCCCTCGTCGGGCTCGTCGAGCGAGCCGTGTCGATCGGCCTGACCCCGCTGGTCGAGGTGCACAACGAGGAGGAGCTCGAGCGGGCCCTCGATGCCGATGCGAAGCTCATCGGCGTGAACGCTCGCAACCTCAAGACCCTCGAGGTCGACCGCGATACGTTCGCCCGGCTGGCCCCGCAGGTGCCCGAGGGCGTCGTACGCGTCGCCGAGTCCGGAGTACGCGGGCCTCATGACGTGATCGAGTACGCGCGCGAGGGCGCCGATGTCGTACTCGTTGGCGAGAGTCTGGTGCGCGACAACAACCCGCGTTCCTCGGTCGCCGATCTGGTCGCCGCCGGCGCGCACCCGGCGCTGCACCACCGATGGTGA
- a CDS encoding DUF2510 domain-containing protein yields the protein MTLRPGWYRDPVDDFEWRWWSGREWTQDVRTGRFTTTSPVEPGAVPEQESVVWTDGHYTFTTHAAHVSERGHPVVLPWWAVARVWPTISALESTSGTGTIVLYIAYPGYTDRAEWRLKRVPDPDRVHAIAYTWMRRHRIAAGYG from the coding sequence ATGACCCTTCGACCAGGGTGGTACCGCGACCCGGTCGACGACTTCGAATGGCGCTGGTGGAGCGGCCGGGAGTGGACGCAGGACGTCCGCACCGGCCGCTTCACCACGACCAGCCCGGTCGAGCCAGGCGCCGTTCCCGAGCAGGAGTCGGTCGTCTGGACCGACGGTCACTACACCTTCACCACCCACGCCGCCCATGTCAGCGAACGCGGGCATCCGGTCGTACTCCCGTGGTGGGCTGTCGCCCGCGTCTGGCCGACCATCTCCGCGTTGGAGTCGACCAGCGGCACCGGCACGATCGTGCTGTACATCGCGTACCCCGGCTACACCGACCGTGCCGAGTGGCGCCTGAAGCGGGTACCGGATCCCGACCGCGTGCACGCGATCGCGTACACCTGGATGCGCCGGCACCGCATCGCCGCAGGCTACGGCTGA
- a CDS encoding DUF2752 domain-containing protein: MTPDATVRRDRRTVLALGGVGVAALAALQVRSPHTGGAYGLCPFHELTGWWCPLCGGLRATHDLTALRIGDALSSNVLAVVIVVLSVGYFCYWAARRWRGRSARTFQIGPRTLLAVGLVAVAFTVVRNLAFGAALAP, encoded by the coding sequence GTGACTCCCGACGCAACGGTACGACGCGATCGTCGTACGGTGCTGGCGCTCGGCGGCGTCGGCGTCGCCGCTCTGGCCGCATTGCAGGTGCGCAGCCCGCATACGGGCGGCGCGTACGGACTGTGCCCGTTCCATGAGCTGACCGGCTGGTGGTGTCCGCTGTGCGGTGGCCTACGCGCGACGCACGACCTCACCGCCCTGCGGATCGGCGACGCGCTGTCGAGCAATGTGCTCGCGGTCGTGATCGTGGTCCTGTCGGTCGGCTACTTCTGCTACTGGGCAGCCCGGCGATGGCGCGGGCGGTCGGCGCGTACGTTCCAGATCGGCCCCCGCACCCTGCTCGCGGTCGGCCTGGTCGCCGTGGCCTTCACGGTCGTCCGAAACCTCGCGTTCGGAGCCGCTCTGGCGCCGTGA
- a CDS encoding Trp biosynthesis-associated membrane protein, which yields MTTQPRDRRSYGIAVIAGIAAGAVMIWAASRTWASVEVAPSGMTSDDVGVTGSTALPVVGAMAFVVMAGSIAVIASGGWLRRAVGVVIVLAAGSALVASVIAGSAIDDALHEAVVSSTSMTGGEQQADGYVAAADHSIWRWIAAAASAIAVAVGCLVVAYAPRWPRMGKRYEAPGARTPVADTTEPEDRDVADLWKALDEGDDPTA from the coding sequence GTGACCACACAGCCGCGCGATCGGCGCAGTTACGGCATCGCGGTCATCGCCGGCATCGCCGCCGGCGCGGTGATGATCTGGGCCGCTTCGCGTACCTGGGCCTCGGTCGAGGTAGCGCCGTCGGGCATGACCTCCGACGACGTGGGCGTGACGGGTTCGACCGCACTGCCCGTCGTCGGAGCGATGGCATTCGTCGTGATGGCCGGATCCATCGCGGTCATCGCATCGGGCGGGTGGCTGCGCAGAGCGGTCGGCGTCGTCATCGTCCTCGCCGCAGGCTCGGCACTGGTCGCGAGCGTGATCGCGGGCTCCGCAATCGACGACGCGTTGCACGAGGCGGTCGTCTCGTCGACGTCGATGACGGGCGGGGAGCAACAGGCCGATGGGTACGTCGCCGCCGCCGATCACAGCATCTGGCGGTGGATCGCCGCCGCCGCGTCCGCGATCGCAGTGGCCGTGGGGTGCCTCGTGGTCGCGTACGCGCCGCGCTGGCCGCGGATGGGCAAGCGCTACGAGGCACCCGGCGCGCGTACGCCGGTAGCCGACACGACGGAGCCCGAGGACCGCGATGTCGCCGACCTGTGGAAGGCACTCGACGAAGGCGACGACCCCACCGCCTAG
- the hisI gene encoding phosphoribosyl-AMP cyclohydrolase, protein MTAELDPAVAARLKRDDRGLVTAVIQDATSLAVLMVGWMDDVALARTLSTGRTTFWSRSRGEYWVKGETSGHTQTVREVRLDCDGDTLLVKVDQVGPACHTGTTTCFDSDRLDLS, encoded by the coding sequence GTGACTGCAGAGCTCGATCCGGCCGTTGCGGCCCGGCTGAAGCGCGACGACCGCGGCCTGGTGACGGCCGTCATCCAAGATGCGACCTCGCTTGCCGTACTGATGGTCGGCTGGATGGACGACGTCGCTCTCGCCCGTACGCTCAGCACCGGCCGTACGACGTTCTGGAGCCGCAGTCGCGGGGAGTATTGGGTGAAGGGCGAGACGTCCGGGCACACCCAGACCGTTCGTGAGGTGCGGCTGGACTGCGACGGCGACACGCTGCTGGTCAAGGTCGACCAGGTCGGCCCCGCATGCCACACGGGTACGACCACCTGCTTCGACTCCGACCGCCTGGACCTGTCGTGA
- a CDS encoding ABC transporter ATP-binding protein/permease produces MSSRPGIDAAEMTAWQVIRQGVRRSPALRDGIGVTLLLAALSTIGSSVVPIVIQVMVDKGFEGGVDRSTVWSYVAGAAVIVAITGACAYATKVRLFVASERGLAQLRITAFRHVHDLSMLTQNSERRGSLVSRVTSDIDQVSLFVQFTGMMIVVSVGQMLVATVIMAYYSWQLTIIVWVCFLPLLWSLRYFQPRLSAAYDHVRHTVGEMLAVIAEPVVGASVVRAYNIERRTQRRIDAGIDTNLRANVRAQRLVAVTFAAAGVAGGLSNAFVIVVGVLLGLAGQLSIGTVIAFAFLVSLFVGPVQIATQVLTEAQNAIASWRRVIDLVETPADVVDPGEAGVVLPHESLGAEFRDVQFGYPGGSLVLLDVDVAIEPRERIAVVGETGSGKTTFAKLLTRLMDPTDGEVLVGGHDLRTIAFASLRRRVVMVPQEGFLFDATLAANLRYGKRDATDAELLAAIESLELREWLDGLPDGLETEVGERGESLSSGERQLVALTRAYLADPDLLVLDEATSAVDPQTELRATRALERLLSGRTSVTIAHRLSTAEVADRILVFDAGRIVEQGDHATLVTASGIYTRLHASWVAQSHLESAARLDQ; encoded by the coding sequence ATGAGTAGCCGACCAGGTATCGACGCCGCCGAGATGACGGCGTGGCAGGTGATCCGGCAGGGGGTCCGACGCTCACCGGCACTGCGCGACGGCATCGGCGTGACCCTGTTACTTGCCGCGTTGAGCACGATCGGTAGCTCGGTCGTCCCGATCGTCATCCAGGTGATGGTCGACAAGGGCTTCGAGGGCGGCGTCGACCGATCGACGGTGTGGTCGTACGTCGCGGGGGCGGCCGTGATCGTCGCGATCACCGGTGCTTGCGCGTACGCGACGAAGGTGCGGTTGTTCGTCGCCAGCGAGCGCGGACTCGCCCAGCTGCGCATCACCGCATTCCGGCACGTACACGATCTGTCGATGCTGACTCAGAACTCCGAACGCCGCGGATCGCTGGTCTCGCGGGTGACCTCCGATATCGACCAGGTGTCGCTGTTCGTGCAGTTCACCGGGATGATGATCGTCGTTAGCGTCGGCCAGATGCTGGTCGCCACCGTGATCATGGCGTACTACTCCTGGCAGCTCACGATCATCGTGTGGGTGTGCTTCCTGCCGCTGCTGTGGAGCCTGCGCTACTTCCAGCCGCGGTTGTCCGCGGCGTACGACCACGTTCGCCACACGGTCGGCGAGATGCTCGCCGTCATCGCCGAGCCCGTCGTCGGAGCGTCGGTCGTACGCGCGTACAACATCGAGCGTCGCACGCAGCGCCGCATCGATGCGGGCATCGACACCAACCTGCGCGCGAACGTGCGCGCGCAGCGCCTCGTCGCGGTCACGTTCGCCGCCGCCGGCGTTGCCGGCGGGCTCTCGAACGCGTTCGTGATCGTCGTCGGCGTCCTGCTCGGACTCGCGGGCCAGCTGTCGATCGGCACTGTGATCGCGTTCGCGTTCCTGGTGTCGTTGTTCGTCGGCCCGGTCCAGATCGCCACTCAGGTACTGACCGAGGCGCAGAACGCGATCGCCTCCTGGCGGCGGGTGATCGACCTGGTCGAAACACCCGCCGACGTCGTCGACCCGGGCGAGGCGGGTGTTGTGCTGCCGCATGAGTCCCTCGGCGCGGAGTTCCGCGATGTGCAGTTCGGATATCCCGGCGGGTCGCTGGTGCTGCTCGATGTCGACGTCGCCATCGAGCCGCGCGAGCGCATCGCCGTCGTCGGCGAGACGGGATCGGGCAAAACGACCTTCGCGAAGCTGCTCACCCGGCTGATGGACCCAACCGACGGTGAGGTGCTGGTCGGCGGGCACGACCTTCGCACGATCGCGTTCGCGTCGTTACGACGACGGGTCGTGATGGTGCCGCAGGAGGGTTTCCTTTTCGACGCGACGCTTGCAGCGAACCTGCGGTACGGCAAACGCGATGCGACCGATGCCGAGCTGTTGGCGGCGATCGAGAGCCTGGAGCTCCGTGAATGGCTCGACGGCCTGCCCGACGGACTCGAGACGGAGGTCGGCGAACGCGGTGAGTCGCTGTCGTCGGGGGAGCGGCAGTTGGTCGCTCTCACCCGTGCGTACCTTGCCGACCCCGATCTGCTCGTGCTCGACGAGGCGACGAGCGCGGTCGACCCGCAGACGGAGCTGCGGGCGACCCGGGCGCTCGAGCGCCTGTTGTCGGGCCGTACGTCGGTCACGATCGCGCACCGGCTGTCGACGGCGGAGGTCGCCGACCGCATCCTCGTCTTCGATGCCGGCCGGATCGTCGAGCAGGGTGACCACGCGACCCTCGTGACCGCATCGGGCATCTACACCCGGCTGCATGCGAGCTGGGTAGCGCAGAGTCACCTGGAGTCGGCTGCGAGACTGGACCAGTGA
- a CDS encoding ABC transporter ATP-binding protein/permease, whose protein sequence is MSTRPGADTTRRGLTVLATGMREQRAMFTLALVGSVVYGAMTVADAWVLGWATDHVISPSFADGELVVGASVVAVLMFVSVALLRAFGIVARRLIGGIVYFRLMADYRRRVTRRYLELPVWWHQRHPTGQLLSNANADVEATWAVMMPLPMALGVVAMLVVSVVVMLLADWVLTLVGLVIFPLLFLINVGYQRLLSPRVTRAQALRADVSAVAHESFDGALVVKALGREADETERFTEVTEDLRDANISAGRIRSLFDPILEALPNLGVLLVVVLGVERVLSGATAPGDVVQVAYLFIVVGFPVRAFGWVLGELPRSVVGWNRVTSVLNAQGSMPYGERNLPDEPARLSLRDVEFGHGGRHAPVLSGLDLDVEPGRVVAVVGLTGSGKSTLASLVTRLVDPQRGAITINDVDLRDLTHESLAAAIALVPQQTFIFDDTVRDNIALGADTADDEIWAALSVAQADSFVRALPDGLDTELGERGTTLSGGQRQRLALARALVRRPRLLVMDDATSAVDPEVEQRILHSLAETTTGESGPTVLVVAYRKATIGLADEVVFLSDGRIADRGTHEELALRNAAYRDLVDAYDQAREAEPANE, encoded by the coding sequence ATGAGTACGCGGCCCGGAGCCGATACGACCCGACGGGGTCTCACGGTTCTCGCGACGGGTATGCGCGAGCAACGAGCGATGTTCACGCTCGCCCTGGTCGGCAGCGTCGTCTACGGCGCCATGACAGTCGCCGACGCATGGGTGCTCGGGTGGGCAACCGACCACGTCATCTCGCCGTCGTTCGCCGACGGTGAGCTAGTCGTCGGTGCGTCGGTCGTCGCCGTGCTGATGTTCGTGTCGGTCGCGCTGCTTCGTGCTTTCGGCATCGTCGCACGGCGCCTGATCGGCGGAATCGTCTACTTCCGACTGATGGCCGACTACCGCCGCCGCGTGACGCGCCGCTATCTGGAACTCCCCGTGTGGTGGCACCAACGTCATCCGACCGGTCAGCTGCTGTCGAATGCCAATGCCGATGTCGAGGCGACCTGGGCGGTGATGATGCCGCTGCCCATGGCGCTCGGCGTCGTCGCGATGCTCGTCGTTTCGGTCGTCGTGATGCTGCTCGCCGACTGGGTGCTGACCCTGGTGGGGTTGGTGATCTTCCCGCTGCTGTTCCTCATCAACGTCGGTTACCAACGCCTACTGTCTCCGCGAGTCACCCGCGCACAGGCGTTACGTGCCGACGTCTCCGCCGTCGCGCACGAGTCGTTCGACGGTGCGCTCGTGGTCAAGGCGCTCGGCCGCGAGGCCGACGAGACCGAGCGGTTCACCGAGGTGACCGAGGATCTTCGCGACGCCAACATCTCGGCCGGCCGGATTCGCAGTCTGTTCGACCCGATTCTCGAGGCGCTGCCGAACCTCGGTGTGCTGTTGGTCGTCGTGCTGGGCGTCGAACGGGTGCTGAGCGGAGCGACGGCTCCCGGTGATGTCGTGCAGGTCGCGTACCTGTTCATCGTGGTGGGTTTCCCCGTACGCGCCTTCGGCTGGGTCCTCGGTGAACTACCGCGCAGCGTCGTCGGCTGGAACCGCGTGACGTCGGTGCTGAACGCACAGGGTTCGATGCCTTACGGCGAACGCAACCTGCCAGATGAGCCGGCGCGGCTTTCCTTGCGCGATGTCGAGTTCGGTCACGGTGGGCGCCACGCGCCCGTACTCAGCGGGCTCGACCTCGACGTCGAACCCGGCCGGGTCGTCGCGGTGGTCGGCCTGACCGGTTCGGGCAAGAGCACGTTGGCGTCGCTCGTCACTCGGTTGGTCGACCCGCAACGGGGCGCGATCACGATCAACGACGTCGATCTTCGCGATCTGACCCATGAGTCGCTGGCCGCTGCGATCGCGCTCGTACCTCAGCAGACGTTCATCTTCGATGACACGGTTCGCGACAACATCGCCCTGGGCGCCGACACCGCAGACGACGAGATCTGGGCCGCCCTGAGCGTCGCACAGGCCGATTCCTTCGTACGTGCTCTACCGGACGGTCTCGACACGGAGCTGGGGGAGCGCGGCACGACCCTGTCCGGTGGGCAGCGCCAGCGGCTGGCCCTCGCCCGTGCGCTCGTCCGCCGGCCCCGGCTGCTCGTCATGGACGATGCGACGAGCGCCGTCGACCCGGAGGTCGAACAACGCATCCTGCACTCGTTGGCAGAGACGACAACGGGCGAGTCCGGCCCGACCGTGCTGGTCGTGGCGTACCGCAAGGCGACGATCGGGCTCGCCGACGAGGTCGTGTTCCTCTCCGACGGGCGGATCGCCGATCGCGGCACGCACGAGGAGCTGGCCCTTCGCAACGCGGCATACCGCGACCTCGTCGACGCCTATGACCAAGCCCGAGAGGCGGAGCCGGCCAATGAGTAG
- the hisF gene encoding imidazole glycerol phosphate synthase subunit HisF, translating into MSLAVRVIPCLDVDAGRVVKGVNFTALRDAGDPVEMARVYGREGADELVFLDITASSDARDTTYDVVHATAGEVFIPLTVGGGVRSVDDVDRLLRAGADKVGVNTAAVDRPDLIAEIASRFGSQVLVLSIDARRGDQPSGFEVTTRGGRTSAGLDAVAWAQRAVELGVGEILLNSMDADGTRAGFDVEMIRAVRPQVHVPLIASGGAGDVAHFVAAVDAGADAVLAASVFHFGDFSIGDVKAALRSAGHDVR; encoded by the coding sequence GTGAGCCTTGCAGTACGTGTGATCCCGTGCCTCGACGTGGACGCGGGCCGAGTCGTCAAAGGCGTGAACTTCACCGCCCTGCGCGATGCAGGCGACCCAGTGGAGATGGCGCGTGTGTACGGGCGCGAGGGCGCCGACGAGTTGGTGTTCCTCGATATCACCGCATCCTCCGATGCTCGTGACACGACGTACGACGTAGTGCACGCCACGGCGGGTGAGGTGTTCATACCGCTCACCGTCGGCGGCGGCGTCCGCAGCGTCGATGACGTCGACCGGTTGCTTCGCGCCGGAGCCGATAAGGTCGGGGTCAACACCGCGGCGGTCGATCGCCCCGACCTCATCGCGGAGATCGCATCGCGGTTCGGCAGCCAGGTGCTGGTGCTCAGCATCGATGCGCGCCGCGGCGACCAGCCGTCCGGCTTCGAGGTCACGACTCGTGGTGGCCGGACCAGCGCCGGCCTCGATGCGGTCGCGTGGGCGCAGCGAGCGGTCGAGCTCGGCGTCGGCGAGATCCTGCTGAACTCGATGGACGCCGACGGTACGAGAGCGGGATTCGACGTCGAGATGATCCGAGCGGTACGCCCGCAGGTTCACGTACCCCTCATCGCCAGCGGCGGTGCCGGTGACGTCGCACACTTCGTCGCCGCCGTCGACGCCGGCGCCGACGCAGTCCTTGCCGCGAGTGTCTTCCATTTCGGCGACTTCTCGATCGGCGATGTCAAGGCGGCCCTACGCAGTGCCGGGCACGACGTCCGGTAG
- the priA gene encoding bifunctional 1-(5-phosphoribosyl)-5-((5-phosphoribosylamino)methylideneamino)imidazole-4-carboxamide isomerase/phosphoribosylanthranilate isomerase PriA, with protein sequence MSPLELLPAVDVADGQAVRLVQGEAGSETSYGDPLEAALTWQRDGAEWIHLVDLDAAFGRGSNAALLADVVGRLDVDVELSGGIRDDDSLRAAMATGCRRVNLGTAALEDPQWCARAIAEYGDRVAVGLDVRGTTLAARGWTREGGDLFEVLARLDADGCARYVVTDVTKDGTLQGPNLDLLRSVCAATDRPVVASGGVSSLDDLRAIGSLRSVGVEGAIIGKALYARAFTLRDALRLVAEQ encoded by the coding sequence GTGAGCCCACTGGAGTTGCTGCCCGCGGTCGATGTTGCCGATGGGCAGGCGGTACGCCTCGTGCAAGGCGAGGCCGGAAGCGAGACATCGTACGGTGACCCCCTGGAGGCCGCGCTCACCTGGCAGCGCGACGGTGCGGAGTGGATCCATCTGGTGGATCTCGACGCCGCGTTCGGCAGGGGCAGCAATGCCGCCCTGCTGGCCGACGTCGTCGGCCGGCTCGATGTCGACGTCGAGCTGTCCGGCGGGATACGCGACGACGACTCGTTGCGGGCCGCGATGGCAACCGGCTGCCGACGGGTCAACCTGGGCACGGCCGCGCTGGAGGACCCGCAGTGGTGTGCCCGCGCGATCGCCGAGTACGGCGACCGGGTCGCCGTCGGCCTCGACGTACGCGGGACGACGCTGGCGGCGCGTGGCTGGACGCGCGAGGGCGGAGACCTGTTCGAGGTGCTCGCCCGGCTCGATGCCGACGGCTGCGCTCGCTACGTTGTGACAGACGTCACCAAGGACGGCACTCTGCAGGGTCCGAACCTCGATCTGCTGCGCTCCGTGTGCGCGGCAACGGACCGCCCGGTGGTCGCGTCCGGCGGCGTCTCGAGCCTCGATGATCTGCGGGCAATCGGGTCCTTGCGATCGGTCGGGGTCGAGGGCGCAATCATCGGAAAGGCGTTGTATGCCAGGGCGTTCACGCTCCGTGATGCTCTGCGGCTCGTGGCCGAACAGTGA